One stretch of Pseudomonas sp. NC02 DNA includes these proteins:
- a CDS encoding cob(I)yrinic acid a,c-diamide adenosyltransferase, producing the protein MGFRLSKIYTRTGDKGETGLGDGRRVPKDHPRVEAIGEVDALNSQLGLLLAGLEEQSGQHPALKDVIEVLTPCQHRLFDLGGELAMPVYKALNAAEVDRLEAAIDRWNEEVGPLENFILPGGSALIAQAHVCRSLARSAERRCQHLNAEEPLEGVGLAYINRLSDLLFVAARVIAKRQGVAEILWQAAAKPH; encoded by the coding sequence ATGGGCTTTCGCCTGTCGAAAATTTACACCCGTACCGGCGACAAGGGCGAAACCGGCCTGGGCGACGGCCGCCGCGTGCCCAAGGACCATCCACGGGTGGAGGCGATTGGCGAGGTGGATGCGCTGAACAGCCAGTTGGGTTTGTTGCTGGCGGGATTGGAGGAACAAAGCGGGCAGCATCCAGCGTTGAAGGATGTGATCGAGGTGCTGACACCTTGCCAGCATCGTCTGTTTGACTTGGGCGGCGAATTGGCGATGCCGGTGTACAAGGCGCTGAACGCGGCGGAAGTCGACCGGCTTGAGGCGGCGATCGATCGCTGGAATGAAGAGGTCGGGCCGCTGGAGAACTTCATTCTGCCGGGTGGTTCGGCGTTGATTGCCCAGGCCCATGTATGCCGAAGCCTGGCTCGCAGTGCGGAGCGCCGGTGTCAGCACCTGAATGCAGAGGAACCGCTGGAAGGCGTCGGGTTGGCGTACATCAACCGGCTGTCGGACTTGCTCTTTGTGGCAGCCAGGGTGATTGCCAAGCGCCAGGGCGTTGCAGAGATCTTGTGGCAGGCGGCGGCAAAGCCGCACTGA
- the argJ gene encoding bifunctional glutamate N-acetyltransferase/amino-acid acetyltransferase ArgJ — MAVGLGPLPTLHPVAGFELGIASAGIKRPGRKDVVVMRCAEGSTVAGVFTLNAFCAAPVILAKQRVEGPVRYLLTNTGNANAGTGEPGLAAAARTCAKLAELTGVDASQVLPYSTGVIGEPLPVEKIEGALQAALDDLSVDNWAAAATGIMTTDTLPKGASRQFVHEGVTVTVTGISKGAGMIRPNMATMLGYIATDAKVSRDVLQNLMLDGANKSFNRITIDGDTSTNDCCMLIATGQADLPEITSSNGAYFAALKQAVFEVCMDVAQAIVRDGEGATKFVTVEVNSGGNHQECLDVGYTVAHSPLIKTALFASDPNWGRILAAVGRAGVPNLDVSKIDVFLGEVCIASRGARAETYTEAQGSAVMQQEEITIRIELGRGECSETIWTTDLSHEYVKINAEYRT, encoded by the coding sequence ATGGCTGTTGGTCTTGGTCCTTTGCCCACGTTGCACCCGGTTGCCGGTTTTGAACTCGGTATCGCTTCGGCGGGCATCAAGCGCCCGGGGCGCAAGGATGTGGTGGTGATGCGCTGTGCCGAAGGCTCGACCGTCGCGGGTGTGTTCACCCTGAACGCGTTTTGCGCCGCGCCCGTGATTCTGGCCAAGCAGCGTGTCGAAGGCCCGGTGCGTTACCTGTTGACCAACACCGGCAATGCCAACGCCGGGACCGGCGAGCCTGGCCTGGCCGCCGCTGCCCGCACCTGCGCCAAGCTGGCGGAGCTGACCGGCGTAGACGCCAGCCAGGTGCTGCCGTACTCCACCGGTGTGATCGGTGAGCCGCTGCCGGTAGAGAAAATCGAAGGCGCGTTGCAAGCAGCGCTGGATGACCTGTCGGTGGATAACTGGGCGGCTGCGGCTACCGGGATCATGACCACCGATACTCTGCCAAAAGGCGCCAGCCGTCAGTTTGTGCACGAAGGCGTGACCGTTACCGTCACGGGCATCAGCAAAGGCGCCGGCATGATTCGCCCGAACATGGCGACCATGCTGGGCTATATCGCCACCGACGCCAAAGTCTCCCGTGACGTGCTGCAAAACCTGATGCTCGACGGCGCCAACAAGTCCTTCAACCGCATCACCATCGACGGCGACACCTCGACCAACGATTGCTGCATGTTGATCGCCACCGGCCAGGCTGACCTGCCGGAAATCACCTCGTCCAACGGCGCGTATTTCGCAGCGTTGAAGCAGGCCGTGTTCGAAGTGTGCATGGACGTGGCCCAGGCCATCGTGCGCGACGGCGAAGGCGCCACCAAGTTTGTGACGGTTGAAGTCAACAGCGGCGGTAACCACCAGGAATGCCTGGATGTCGGTTACACCGTGGCTCACTCGCCGCTGATCAAGACCGCGCTGTTTGCCTCCGACCCGAACTGGGGCCGTATCCTGGCCGCTGTGGGCCGTGCCGGCGTGCCGAACCTGGACGTGAGCAAGATCGACGTGTTCCTCGGCGAAGTGTGCATCGCCAGCCGTGGCGCCCGGGCCGAGACGTACACCGAAGCCCAGGGTTCGGCGGTGATGCAGCAGGAAGAAATCACCATCCGTATCGAATTGGGTCGCGGTGAGTGCAGCGAAACCATCTGGACCACCGACCTGTCCCACGAGTACGTGAAGATCAACGCGGAATACCGCACCTGA
- a CDS encoding Nudix family hydrolase gives MKRVHVAAAVIRGVDGRILLARRADTQHQGGLWEFPGGKVEADESVATALSRELQEELGIQVTAARPLIKVQHDYPDKQVLLDVWEVSAFTGEPHGAEGQPLEWVAQRDLPNYEFPAANAPIVAAARLPADYLITPGELETPVLLRGIQKAIAGGIKLVQLRAPNGYDPKYRDLAVDAVGLCAGKAQLMLKGPFEWLGDFPAAGWHMTSAQLRKYASKGRPLPKDRWLAASCHNAEELALAELMDVDFVTLSPVQPTQTHPDAEPLGWEQAQQLISGFSKPVFLLGGVGPAEREKAWEAGAQGVAGIRAFWPEV, from the coding sequence GTGAAACGAGTTCATGTAGCAGCAGCGGTCATCCGGGGTGTCGACGGCAGGATTCTGCTGGCGCGCCGCGCCGATACCCAGCATCAGGGCGGCCTCTGGGAGTTTCCCGGTGGCAAGGTGGAGGCCGATGAGTCGGTCGCTACCGCGCTGTCCCGTGAATTGCAGGAGGAGCTGGGCATCCAGGTCACGGCGGCTCGCCCGTTGATCAAGGTGCAGCATGATTACCCGGACAAACAGGTGTTGCTGGATGTCTGGGAAGTCTCGGCCTTTACCGGCGAGCCCCACGGTGCCGAAGGCCAACCCCTTGAGTGGGTGGCCCAGCGGGACCTGCCGAACTATGAGTTTCCGGCAGCCAATGCGCCGATCGTTGCGGCGGCGCGTTTACCGGCTGACTACTTGATCACTCCGGGCGAGCTGGAGACACCCGTCCTGCTGCGCGGTATTCAAAAAGCCATCGCTGGTGGCATCAAGCTGGTTCAGCTGCGTGCCCCCAACGGTTACGACCCCAAGTACCGTGACCTGGCGGTGGACGCCGTGGGCCTGTGTGCGGGCAAGGCGCAACTGATGCTCAAGGGGCCGTTTGAATGGCTGGGGGATTTTCCCGCGGCCGGCTGGCATATGACCTCGGCGCAACTGCGCAAGTACGCCAGCAAGGGACGTCCTTTGCCGAAGGATCGCTGGTTGGCGGCGTCTTGCCACAATGCTGAGGAATTAGCCTTGGCGGAGTTGATGGACGTGGATTTCGTCACCTTGTCGCCGGTGCAGCCGACCCAGACTCATCCTGATGCCGAGCCGTTGGGCTGGGAGCAGGCACAGCAGTTGATCAGTGGGTTCAGCAAGCCGGTGTTCTTGCTCGGTGGGGTGGGTCCTGCTGAGCGGGAAAAGGCCTGGGAGGCTGGTGCTCAAGGTGTGGCGGGGATTCGGGCGTTCTGGCCTGAGGTTTAG